A genomic region of Erythrobacter sp. SCSIO 43205 contains the following coding sequences:
- a CDS encoding NupC/NupG family nucleoside CNT transporter: MMLALGVIFSEARGAIHFVNAGRALALQIAVAILALVTPVGQAILQTLSSGVVEAISYANAGIGFVFGSLADPGEGLILAVQVLPIIIFIATMMSVLFHIGVMTWVIRIIGGALRFITGASRLESTCAAANIFVGMAESPLTILPYLKKISRAQLFVMMSLGLSSVAGTVLVAYSALGIRSDLLLTAAFMAPAGGLLFGRLLVPETGEAFDLEEGDNTNPASLSDASTLIEAATDGATLGMQIMLSVIAVLIGFVAGIALLNGILGGIGGLLGWPELSLELLVGYLFAPVSYIIGVPWEEAAQAGVYLGQKIVLNEFLAYANFAPNAESFSVQGQVALTIAMCGFANFAGLAILIAGLGAAVPERKGEISALGMKSLLAGTLSNFTSAAIVSVLYALGGFA; this comes from the coding sequence GTGATGCTGGCGCTTGGGGTGATCTTCTCCGAGGCACGCGGCGCCATCCACTTTGTCAACGCAGGCCGCGCGCTGGCCTTGCAAATCGCAGTGGCAATCCTTGCGCTGGTCACGCCCGTGGGTCAGGCGATCCTGCAAACCCTTTCCAGCGGCGTGGTCGAGGCGATTTCCTACGCCAACGCTGGCATTGGCTTTGTGTTCGGCTCGCTCGCCGATCCGGGCGAAGGTCTGATCCTTGCTGTTCAGGTGCTGCCCATCATCATCTTTATCGCGACCATGATGAGCGTGCTGTTCCACATTGGCGTGATGACATGGGTGATCCGCATCATCGGCGGCGCGCTGCGTTTTATCACAGGCGCCTCGCGTTTGGAGTCAACCTGTGCTGCGGCAAATATCTTTGTCGGCATGGCCGAAAGCCCGCTCACCATCCTGCCTTATTTGAAGAAAATATCGCGCGCGCAATTGTTCGTGATGATGTCGCTCGGCCTCTCCAGCGTCGCGGGCACCGTTCTGGTGGCCTATTCCGCGCTTGGTATTCGCTCCGACCTGCTGCTGACGGCTGCCTTCATGGCCCCGGCGGGCGGGCTCTTATTCGGGCGGTTGCTCGTCCCTGAAACGGGTGAGGCGTTCGACCTTGAGGAGGGCGATAACACCAATCCAGCGAGCCTTTCGGACGCATCGACCCTGATCGAGGCGGCAACCGATGGCGCGACCCTGGGGATGCAGATCATGCTCAGCGTGATTGCGGTGCTGATCGGATTTGTCGCCGGTATCGCTCTGCTCAACGGCATCCTTGGCGGGATTGGCGGCCTTCTTGGTTGGCCTGAGCTTAGCCTTGAGTTGCTCGTCGGTTACCTTTTTGCTCCCGTCTCCTACATCATCGGTGTGCCATGGGAGGAAGCAGCGCAGGCGGGCGTTTATCTGGGCCAGAAAATCGTGCTCAACGAATTTCTCGCTTACGCAAATTTTGCCCCAAATGCTGAAAGCTTCAGCGTGCAGGGGCAGGTGGCGCTGACCATCGCCATGTGCGGTTTTGCCAATTTTGCAGGGCTTGCGATCCTCATCGCAGGACTTGGCGCAGCTGTGCCGGAGCGAAAGGGCGAGATTTCCGCGCTCGGCATGAAATCGCTTCTCGCAGGTACGCTGTCCAATTTCACCAGCGCTGCGATTGTCAGCGTGCTCTATGCACTGGGCGGGTTCGCCTGA
- a CDS encoding DUF6702 family protein, which translates to MLRWLAACLLLMLAIPAAAHQQKAAITTVEHNPRTGQIEVVHTIPLHDAEHALRHQGMKAADLLGDLESRRAFARYAAERFAIASDGKPLELTLLGTEVKGASLLVFQEGASPGVGAKLTINAQVLTDIWLRQVNSVNVGGGTSPQTLVFRGGDSAKSAVLR; encoded by the coding sequence ATGCTGCGTTGGCTCGCCGCGTGTCTGCTCTTGATGCTCGCTATCCCGGCGGCTGCGCATCAGCAAAAGGCGGCGATCACCACTGTTGAGCATAACCCGCGCACTGGCCAGATCGAGGTGGTGCACACCATCCCCTTGCACGATGCCGAACACGCACTTCGCCATCAGGGGATGAAAGCTGCCGACCTTTTGGGCGATCTTGAAAGCAGGCGGGCCTTTGCGCGCTATGCGGCGGAGCGCTTTGCGATTGCATCAGATGGCAAGCCGCTTGAGCTTACCCTGCTAGGTACCGAGGTTAAAGGTGCCAGCCTGCTCGTTTTTCAGGAGGGCGCATCGCCGGGGGTGGGCGCAAAGCTTACCATCAATGCGCAAGTGCTGACCGACATTTGGCTGAGGCAGGTGAATAGCGTCAATGTGGGGGGAGGGACATCGCCTCAAACGCTGGTCTTTCGCGGTGGCGACAGCGCCAAGAGCGCGGTGCTGCGTTAA
- a CDS encoding M1 family metallopeptidase — MRLLTLLLALLISSPALAQGIQQTKGDFEDKFRQLDEVLRDPNVYRNASGAPGHQYWQQEADYRINATLDEDRRRLTARATITYTNKSPDTLPWIWMQLDQNRFRTDSMAELTDTFGGPGRRGPARSMGRGDDPARLSLEELRRQQAMADNTYGYDISRVQLTSGRALDHTIVGTLMRIDLPTPLRPGQSVSFNIDWAYNIVEENVIFARSGYEHFPDDDREGGNDLFLFAQWFPRLVAYSDYEGWHNKEFLGRGEFTLEFGDYDVSMTVPNDHIVSSTGVLANPTSVLTATQRQRLAQARNKTDEPMFIVTPEEALANESSNPTGTKTWRFTAQKVRDFAWATSRKFIWDAQAHKQPGAENETVMAMSFWPKEGGELWRKYSTAAVVHTMKVYSRYSFDYPYPTAQSVNGPVGGMEYPMITFNGPRTTLQDDGTRTYSESEKIFLIGVVIHEIGHIYFPMVVNSDERQWTWMDEGINSFLDSVAGYEWDPDIQWTRSLPRDLIPYMTSSQQVPIMTQSDSVLNIGPNAYGKPSAAYHILRDTIIGRERFDFALREYARRWKFKRPTPEDFFRTMEEASGTDLDWFWRGWFYTTDHVDISLDSIHRLRMDTKNPDIDLARARQRLADEPEKVGVRLNREQGLPIWVLENPGVTDFYDENDRFTVTPRDTKKYESFLEGLDDWERRVFDRAVEEDNNYYVLSFSNLGGLVMPIILDLKFADGTSERMMIPAEIWRRNSREVSKLLVYPREKELVEVVLDPDWETADADLNNNYYPRRIIDSRVEAFKRPEPTSRSGRDLMAEVQQGAKEADEEMADEGGE; from the coding sequence TTGCGTCTTCTTACTTTGTTGCTTGCCCTCCTGATTTCTTCTCCTGCTCTTGCGCAAGGAATCCAGCAGACCAAGGGCGATTTTGAAGACAAGTTTCGCCAGTTGGACGAAGTGCTGCGCGACCCTAATGTCTATCGCAATGCGAGCGGGGCACCGGGGCACCAATATTGGCAGCAGGAAGCCGACTACCGGATCAATGCGACGCTGGACGAAGACCGCCGCCGTCTGACCGCGCGCGCGACGATCACCTATACAAACAAGTCGCCTGACACTCTGCCGTGGATCTGGATGCAGCTTGACCAGAACCGTTTCCGCACGGACTCCATGGCAGAACTCACCGATACTTTTGGTGGTCCGGGTCGCCGTGGCCCGGCGCGGTCCATGGGGCGCGGCGATGACCCTGCGCGCCTCTCTCTGGAAGAGCTACGCCGCCAGCAGGCCATGGCCGACAACACTTACGGCTATGACATTAGCCGCGTGCAGCTGACCAGCGGGCGCGCGCTTGATCACACGATTGTCGGCACGCTCATGCGCATCGACTTGCCAACGCCTCTGCGCCCCGGTCAAAGCGTGAGCTTCAACATCGACTGGGCCTACAACATCGTTGAAGAGAACGTGATCTTTGCGCGTTCGGGCTATGAGCACTTCCCTGATGATGATCGCGAGGGGGGCAATGACCTTTTCCTGTTTGCCCAGTGGTTCCCACGGCTCGTTGCCTATTCGGACTACGAAGGCTGGCACAATAAGGAATTCCTTGGCCGCGGCGAGTTTACCCTCGAATTTGGCGACTATGATGTCTCGATGACGGTGCCGAACGACCACATCGTCTCTTCAACCGGTGTCCTTGCGAACCCCACAAGCGTTCTGACCGCGACCCAGCGTCAACGTCTTGCGCAAGCGCGCAACAAGACCGATGAGCCCATGTTCATCGTCACGCCCGAAGAGGCGCTTGCGAACGAAAGCTCTAACCCTACGGGCACCAAAACCTGGCGCTTTACTGCGCAAAAGGTGCGCGATTTTGCCTGGGCGACGAGCCGCAAGTTCATCTGGGACGCGCAGGCGCACAAGCAGCCTGGTGCCGAAAACGAAACCGTGATGGCCATGTCCTTCTGGCCCAAAGAGGGCGGGGAGCTTTGGCGCAAATATTCGACCGCTGCGGTGGTCCACACGATGAAGGTCTATTCGCGCTATTCCTTCGATTACCCATATCCGACCGCGCAAAGCGTGAACGGTCCTGTTGGCGGGATGGAATATCCCATGATCACCTTCAACGGGCCGCGCACGACTTTGCAGGACGATGGCACGCGCACCTACTCGGAAAGCGAGAAGATCTTCCTCATCGGCGTCGTCATCCACGAGATCGGCCACATCTATTTCCCGATGGTGGTGAACTCGGACGAACGCCAATGGACGTGGATGGATGAAGGGATCAACTCCTTCCTCGACAGTGTTGCGGGATATGAGTGGGACCCCGACATCCAATGGACCCGCAGCCTGCCGCGCGATCTCATCCCCTATATGACGTCCTCGCAGCAGGTGCCGATCATGACGCAATCGGACAGCGTTCTGAACATCGGCCCCAACGCCTATGGTAAGCCGTCGGCAGCCTATCACATCCTTCGCGACACCATCATCGGGCGCGAGCGGTTTGACTTTGCGCTGCGTGAATATGCGCGTCGCTGGAAATTCAAGCGACCAACGCCCGAAGATTTCTTCCGCACGATGGAAGAGGCCTCTGGCACCGATCTCGACTGGTTCTGGCGCGGCTGGTTCTACACCACTGACCACGTCGATATTTCGTTGGACTCCATCCACCGTCTGCGGATGGATACCAAGAACCCCGACATTGATCTCGCTCGCGCGCGCCAGCGTTTGGCTGACGAGCCGGAGAAGGTCGGCGTGCGCCTGAACCGCGAACAGGGTTTGCCGATCTGGGTGCTTGAGAACCCTGGCGTGACTGACTTCTACGATGAGAACGACCGTTTCACCGTGACCCCGCGCGACACGAAGAAGTATGAAAGCTTCCTCGAAGGGCTCGATGATTGGGAGCGCCGCGTGTTCGACCGCGCGGTTGAGGAGGACAACAATTACTACGTTTTGAGCTTCTCCAACCTTGGCGGGCTGGTGATGCCGATCATCCTCGACCTGAAGTTTGCTGATGGCACAAGCGAGCGCATGATGATCCCGGCTGAGATTTGGCGGCGCAATTCGCGCGAGGTTTCCAAGCTGCTGGTCTATCCGCGCGAGAAGGAATTGGTCGAAGTCGTGCTCGATCCCGATTGGGAGACAGCGGACGCAGACCTCAACAACAACTACTATCCACGCCGCATAATCGACAGCCGGGTGGAAGCTTTCAAGCGTCCAGAGCCGACTTCGCGCAGCGGGCGCGACCTGATGGCCGAAGTGCAGCAGGGCGCGAAAGAAGCCGACGAAGAAATGGCAGATGAGGGCGGCGAATAA
- the argE gene encoding acetylornithine deacetylase: MTNLTTARAILDQLIAFDTTSRNSNLALIEWVEAYLAEHGVTATRVANQEGNKSNLFATIGPAVEGGVIMSGHTDVVPVDGQDWSSDPFVTVEKDGKLYGRGTSDMKSFIALTLAYVPAFVNGSKPIHLAISYDEEVGCLGAPAMIEEMKVRVPAPRLAIIGEPTLMKLVTAHKGISVFKVEVRGAEAHSSLVNHGISANEHAIDLMHSLIELSRTLKANADPDSGFDPPYPTLTIGLMNGGEAGNILAGHAEFQFDLRCPPGYVTEELLAPFKARCEALDIELSERFAQAGVTFTKIADAPPLSDAGSEDAIAFVQSLTGENSPPSKVSYAAEAGQFQQGGFPTVICGPGSIEQAHQPDEWIAIDQLEQGCRFMERLAEELR; encoded by the coding sequence ATGACCAATCTCACCACGGCCCGCGCGATCCTTGACCAGTTGATCGCTTTCGACACGACTTCGCGAAACTCTAATCTTGCGCTTATCGAATGGGTCGAGGCCTACCTTGCCGAGCACGGCGTCACCGCCACTCGGGTCGCTAATCAGGAAGGCAACAAGTCCAATCTTTTCGCCACCATCGGCCCGGCGGTAGAGGGCGGAGTGATCATGTCGGGCCACACCGATGTGGTGCCGGTCGACGGGCAGGACTGGTCGAGCGACCCCTTCGTAACGGTGGAGAAAGACGGCAAGCTCTATGGGCGCGGCACGTCCGATATGAAAAGCTTTATCGCGCTCACCCTCGCCTATGTGCCCGCCTTCGTGAACGGCTCCAAGCCGATCCATCTCGCGATCAGCTATGACGAGGAAGTCGGCTGTCTTGGCGCGCCTGCGATGATCGAGGAGATGAAGGTGCGTGTCCCCGCGCCGCGCCTGGCGATTATCGGCGAACCGACGCTGATGAAGCTGGTGACAGCGCACAAAGGTATCAGCGTCTTCAAGGTCGAGGTGCGCGGGGCAGAGGCGCATTCCTCCCTCGTCAATCACGGGATTTCCGCCAATGAGCACGCGATCGACCTGATGCACTCGCTCATCGAGCTTTCGCGCACGCTCAAGGCCAATGCCGATCCCGACAGCGGTTTTGATCCGCCTTACCCGACGCTTACCATTGGCCTGATGAACGGCGGCGAGGCAGGGAACATTCTTGCAGGGCACGCTGAGTTCCAGTTCGACCTGCGCTGTCCGCCGGGCTATGTGACCGAAGAGCTTCTCGCGCCTTTCAAAGCCCGCTGCGAGGCGCTTGACATAGAGCTTTCTGAGCGCTTTGCCCAAGCGGGGGTCACCTTCACCAAGATCGCCGATGCCCCGCCGCTCTCAGATGCGGGGAGCGAGGATGCGATTGCCTTTGTGCAAAGCCTGACAGGAGAAAACTCGCCGCCCTCCAAGGTGTCCTATGCCGCAGAAGCGGGGCAGTTTCAGCAAGGCGGCTTCCCCACTGTCATCTGCGGCCCCGGCTCGATCGAGCAGGCGCACCAGCCCGATGAGTGGATTGCGATCGATCAGCTGGAGCAAGGATGCCGCTTTATGGAACGGTTGGCCGAGGAATTGCGATAG
- a CDS encoding methyl-accepting chemotaxis protein: MSTLQERIDFYGFDRVTPKARKGVSKALNRAMDKALDAFYDTIANNPDLGAYFDDASSLKRARGLQEDHWTAVFRDGVDERFEKRALHVGAVHARIGLPPRWYLGSYSQILERLIEEIVAPGGRKLLPGSRAKADEVNALVKVALLDINFALSAYFNEMEKTRAVVVESLGDALEKVAEGDLTVSLSGLPDEFAKVEEDFNRAIGSLSQTVTAVVSGVETMTTGSSEIQHASNDLARRTEEQAANLEETAAAVAQSTQRVQEAAKTTDTALETISSTSSTAKDGAQVVSEAVAAMDEIEKSSAEINNIISVIESIAFQTNLLALNAGVEAARAGETGKGFAVVASEVRALAQRCGEAADEIKNLISSSNKQVSSGVDLVKRSGEAFSAIVSGVDELQVAIRSIAESTNSQAASLSQINSVVADLDRSTQQNAAMAEQSNAAATNLAHEATVLGNTMSYFSTHSSVERGLQTAHPAQQIAA; this comes from the coding sequence ATGAGCACTCTTCAAGAGAGAATTGATTTTTATGGTTTTGACCGCGTCACACCAAAGGCGCGCAAAGGTGTCAGCAAGGCTCTCAACCGTGCGATGGATAAGGCGTTGGACGCGTTTTACGACACAATTGCCAACAATCCCGATCTGGGCGCTTATTTCGACGACGCGAGCAGCTTGAAAAGAGCAAGAGGCCTTCAGGAAGATCACTGGACTGCGGTTTTCCGCGACGGCGTCGATGAACGGTTTGAAAAACGCGCACTTCATGTGGGAGCGGTTCACGCCAGAATCGGCCTTCCCCCACGTTGGTATCTGGGCTCTTATTCGCAAATCCTCGAACGGCTGATCGAGGAGATCGTCGCCCCCGGTGGACGAAAATTGCTACCCGGTTCAAGAGCAAAAGCCGACGAGGTCAACGCACTTGTCAAAGTGGCTCTGCTCGACATCAATTTTGCGCTTTCGGCCTATTTTAACGAGATGGAAAAAACGCGCGCTGTCGTGGTGGAAAGTTTGGGAGATGCTCTGGAGAAAGTCGCCGAAGGCGATCTGACAGTATCTTTGTCGGGGCTTCCCGACGAATTTGCCAAGGTTGAGGAAGATTTCAATCGAGCAATCGGCTCGCTCAGCCAAACTGTCACTGCCGTTGTCTCAGGTGTGGAGACGATGACCACCGGGTCAAGCGAAATCCAGCACGCATCCAACGATCTCGCTCGCCGGACCGAAGAACAGGCTGCCAATCTTGAAGAAACCGCCGCTGCGGTCGCGCAAAGCACGCAAAGAGTGCAGGAGGCGGCCAAGACCACAGACACGGCGCTTGAAACAATATCTTCTACGAGCAGCACCGCAAAGGATGGCGCACAGGTCGTCTCCGAAGCTGTAGCAGCGATGGACGAAATCGAGAAGTCTTCTGCCGAAATCAACAATATCATTTCTGTCATTGAATCAATTGCGTTTCAGACCAATCTTCTCGCACTCAATGCGGGCGTTGAAGCGGCGCGCGCGGGCGAGACGGGCAAAGGCTTTGCGGTTGTTGCAAGCGAGGTCAGAGCTCTTGCGCAGCGTTGCGGTGAGGCAGCAGATGAGATCAAGAACCTCATTTCTTCGAGTAACAAGCAGGTGTCATCTGGCGTGGACCTGGTGAAACGCAGCGGCGAAGCGTTTTCGGCGATTGTGTCGGGCGTGGATGAATTGCAAGTGGCCATTCGCAGCATCGCGGAATCGACCAACTCACAAGCTGCAAGCCTTTCGCAAATCAATAGCGTGGTGGCCGATCTTGATCGCTCAACCCAACAAAACGCGGCCATGGCAGAACAATCCAATGCGGCAGCCACCAATCTCGCGCACGAAGCGACCGTGTTAGGGAACACAATGTCTTACTTCAGCACCCACTCAAGTGTCGAACGCGGACTTCAAACCGCGCACCCGGCTCAGCAAATTGCCGCTTAA
- a CDS encoding CoA-acylating methylmalonate-semialdehyde dehydrogenase, producing the protein MRQVDHFIVGDSPAATRKAQIWNPSTGEVQAEVALAGADLLDRVVETAKRVQPEWAATNPQKRARVMFKFKELIEANMKDLAELLSSEHGKTVPDAMGDVQRGLEVIEYACGIPQVLKGEYTQGAGPGIDVYSMRQPLGIGAGITPFNFPAMIPMWMFGMACAAGNAFILKPSERDPSVPVRLAELFVEAGAPEGLLQVVHGDKEMVDAIIDHADIPAISFVGSSDIAHYIYHRGAEKGKRVQAFGGAKNHGVVMPDADLDQVVNDLAGAAFGSAGERCMALPVVVPVGDDTAERLKEKLIPAIHALRVGVSTDADAHYGPVVTPEHKARIEQWITTAEQEGGEIVIDGRGFELQGHEKGFFVGPTLIDHVTPDMSSYKEEIFGPVLQIVRAKDFEEAVRLPSEHQYGNGVAIFTRNGHAAREFASRVQVGMVGVNVPIPVPVAYHSFGGWKRSGFGDIDQYGTEGLAFWTKKKKITQRWPDGGGDGSNAFVIPTMG; encoded by the coding sequence ATGCGCCAAGTTGATCATTTTATCGTGGGCGACAGCCCGGCAGCCACTCGCAAGGCTCAAATCTGGAACCCTTCGACGGGGGAGGTTCAGGCTGAGGTTGCGCTGGCTGGCGCTGATTTGCTCGATCGGGTGGTGGAGACTGCCAAGCGCGTGCAGCCTGAATGGGCGGCGACCAATCCGCAAAAACGTGCGCGCGTGATGTTCAAGTTCAAAGAGCTGATTGAGGCCAATATGAAGGACCTCGCTGAGTTGCTCTCAAGCGAGCATGGCAAGACCGTGCCTGACGCCATGGGCGATGTGCAGCGCGGGCTTGAGGTGATCGAATATGCCTGTGGCATCCCGCAAGTTTTGAAGGGTGAGTACACGCAAGGAGCAGGGCCGGGCATTGATGTTTACTCCATGCGCCAACCGCTTGGCATTGGCGCTGGCATTACCCCGTTCAACTTCCCTGCGATGATCCCGATGTGGATGTTCGGCATGGCGTGCGCGGCTGGCAATGCCTTTATCCTGAAGCCTTCAGAGCGCGATCCATCGGTGCCTGTGCGCCTCGCTGAGCTGTTCGTTGAAGCAGGCGCGCCAGAGGGTCTGCTTCAGGTCGTCCACGGCGATAAAGAAATGGTCGATGCGATTATCGATCATGCCGATATCCCTGCAATCAGCTTTGTCGGGTCATCCGATATTGCGCATTACATTTACCACCGCGGCGCTGAGAAGGGTAAGCGGGTTCAGGCCTTTGGCGGGGCGAAGAACCACGGTGTGGTCATGCCTGATGCGGATCTCGATCAGGTGGTGAACGATCTGGCTGGCGCTGCCTTTGGTTCAGCGGGTGAACGCTGCATGGCATTGCCCGTCGTGGTCCCGGTGGGCGATGACACGGCAGAGCGGCTTAAAGAGAAGCTGATCCCTGCGATCCACGCGCTGCGCGTCGGCGTATCGACCGACGCGGATGCGCATTATGGCCCGGTGGTCACGCCAGAGCACAAGGCTCGCATCGAGCAATGGATCACCACGGCTGAACAAGAGGGCGGCGAGATCGTGATCGACGGGCGCGGCTTTGAGCTTCAGGGGCATGAGAAAGGCTTCTTTGTTGGCCCGACCCTCATCGATCATGTGACGCCCGATATGAGCTCTTACAAAGAAGAAATCTTCGGCCCTGTGCTGCAGATCGTGCGCGCCAAGGATTTTGAAGAGGCCGTGCGTCTGCCGTCCGAGCACCAATATGGCAACGGCGTTGCGATCTTCACCCGTAACGGCCACGCCGCGCGCGAATTTGCGAGCCGCGTGCAAGTCGGAATGGTCGGCGTGAACGTGCCGATCCCTGTTCCTGTCGCCTACCACTCCTTTGGCGGATGGAAGCGTTCAGGCTTTGGCGACATCGACCAATATGGCACCGAAGGCTTGGCCTTCTGGACCAAGAAGAAAAAGATCACCCAGCGCTGGCCCGACGGCGGGGGCGATGGCAGCAACGCGTTCGTAATCCCGACCATGGGGTGA
- a CDS encoding RidA family protein produces the protein MAKRTRATSGSPYEDQFGFCRAVRHGNRIVVAGTGPVEPDGSTTRDLTGVGDAAAQADRCLAIIIAAIEELGGSAKDVVRTRMLLTDFEDQEAVGEVHARYFGEARPAATMAGVAWLCRREWKVEIEAEAILPD, from the coding sequence ATGGCAAAAAGAACACGCGCAACATCCGGCTCTCCTTACGAAGACCAGTTCGGCTTTTGCCGCGCGGTCAGGCATGGCAATCGCATCGTGGTGGCCGGGACCGGCCCGGTTGAGCCAGACGGTTCGACCACTCGCGATCTGACGGGCGTGGGGGACGCCGCCGCGCAAGCAGACCGCTGCCTTGCCATCATCATTGCCGCCATCGAAGAGCTCGGCGGCTCTGCCAAGGATGTGGTGCGCACACGGATGCTGCTCACGGACTTTGAAGACCAGGAAGCCGTGGGCGAAGTTCATGCGCGCTATTTTGGCGAGGCGCGCCCTGCCGCGACCATGGCGGGCGTTGCATGGCTATGCCGGCGTGAGTGGAAGGTGGAGATAGAGGCCGAGGCGATCCTACCGGACTGA
- a CDS encoding acyl-CoA dehydrogenase family protein translates to MQGQFSLTDDQLAIQEMAQRFTADNITPHAAEWDEKHIFPKDVIKQTAELGFGAIYVSEESGGIGLGRLEAALIMEAMAYGCPTTSAFISIHNMAAWMIDEFGGQDLKDRYLPDLIGMDKIASYCLTEPGSGSDAAALKTSARLDGDHYVLNGTKQFISGGGVNDVYVCMVRTGEHKTKGITCLVIDKDTPGVSFGAPEKKLGWNASPTAQVIFEDARVPIANRIGDEGEGFRFAMMGLDGGRLNIGACSLGGAQRCLDETIAYTKDRKQFDTPVADFQNTQFMLADMATDLEAARALLYLAAAKVTDGAPDKSRFSAMAKRLATDNGSKVVNDALQLFGGYGYLKDYPIERFWRDLRVHSILEGTNQVMRMIVGRDLLRQ, encoded by the coding sequence ATGCAAGGACAATTCTCCCTCACCGACGACCAGCTCGCGATTCAGGAAATGGCGCAGCGCTTCACCGCCGACAACATTACGCCGCACGCGGCGGAATGGGATGAGAAACACATCTTTCCCAAGGATGTGATCAAACAGACCGCCGAGCTTGGCTTTGGTGCGATCTATGTCTCGGAAGAAAGCGGCGGGATCGGGCTCGGACGGCTCGAAGCGGCGCTCATTATGGAGGCGATGGCCTATGGCTGTCCCACGACATCCGCCTTCATCTCGATCCACAACATGGCCGCGTGGATGATCGACGAATTTGGCGGACAGGATTTGAAAGACCGCTATCTGCCTGACCTCATCGGCATGGACAAAATCGCCAGCTATTGCCTGACGGAACCGGGCAGCGGGTCTGACGCAGCAGCGCTCAAGACCAGCGCCCGGCTTGATGGTGATCATTATGTCCTTAATGGCACTAAGCAGTTCATCTCAGGCGGCGGCGTCAACGATGTCTATGTCTGCATGGTTCGCACTGGCGAGCACAAGACCAAGGGCATCACTTGTCTCGTCATCGACAAGGACACGCCGGGCGTCAGTTTTGGCGCGCCTGAGAAAAAACTCGGCTGGAACGCGTCGCCCACTGCGCAAGTCATTTTCGAAGATGCGCGCGTGCCGATTGCCAACCGTATTGGCGATGAAGGCGAGGGTTTCCGCTTTGCGATGATGGGCCTTGATGGGGGGCGTTTGAACATCGGTGCCTGCTCGCTAGGCGGGGCGCAAAGGTGCCTTGATGAAACTATTGCTTACACCAAGGATCGCAAGCAGTTCGATACGCCTGTCGCCGACTTTCAGAACACGCAATTCATGCTCGCCGATATGGCGACCGATCTGGAGGCAGCGCGCGCCCTGCTTTATCTCGCGGCAGCCAAAGTCACCGATGGCGCGCCTGACAAATCGCGCTTTTCCGCAATGGCAAAACGGCTTGCCACCGACAACGGCAGCAAAGTTGTGAACGACGCGCTGCAATTGTTCGGCGGTTATGGCTATTTGAAGGATTATCCGATCGAACGCTTCTGGCGTGACCTTCGCGTGCATTCGATTCTTGAGGGCACCAATCAGGTGATGCGCATGATCGTGGGCCGGGATTTGCTGCGGCAGTGA
- a CDS encoding VOC family protein — protein sequence MTTETLAMSTLVVPDYDAGIAFYAEKLGFKLVEDTDLGDGKRWVVVEAPGANGSGGRLLLARDTNESQTAAFGNQTGGPVAFFLHTDDFASSHERFIAAGVEFMEEPRHEPYATVAAFADPFGNTWDLIEAKDKND from the coding sequence ATGACCACCGAAACCTTGGCAATGAGCACCCTTGTCGTGCCAGACTACGACGCTGGAATTGCATTCTATGCCGAGAAACTCGGTTTCAAACTCGTGGAAGACACCGACCTTGGCGACGGCAAACGCTGGGTCGTCGTCGAAGCGCCTGGTGCCAATGGTTCTGGGGGCCGCTTGCTCCTCGCACGTGACACAAACGAAAGCCAAACCGCCGCTTTCGGTAACCAGACCGGCGGGCCCGTTGCCTTTTTCCTGCACACTGATGATTTCGCAAGTTCACACGAGCGCTTTATCGCAGCAGGGGTGGAATTTATGGAAGAACCACGGCACGAGCCTTATGCAACAGTCGCCGCATTTGCTGATCCGTTTGGCAACACGTGGGACCTGATTGAGGCGAAAGATAAAAATGACTGA